The region gacgCCTTGGAAACTTAGGTGTGGGAGAAGAATCCTCCTGAAACTCCAGTAGCAGACACAAGTCCTGTGACACTCAGCTATGGGGAGTTAGAGACCCCTAACAGACACGCACCCAAGAGCCCAGAAACTGGTGGAGGGGAGACAGATCCCCCCCACACTTAGGGTGACATGCAGCAGCAGGGGTGAAAAGCTTGTGCCGCTCAAATAGTTGATACTCTTGAGATCTGATTGCATTTTTATCAGGGAAATAAAACCGCTTGCCTGACAGGAAGGGAAATAATGAATACTGAACTCAAGTAAGGAAATTAAATCATCCTGCTCCTCACCAGGGGGATAAGTCCTTGTCACTTCCTAGTAAATAAAGATGAAAGGCATGTTCTGGCTTTGTAATAAGAGAGACGAGACCTTCTGACCTGCAGGGAGAGTAGATTTGGGGACAGTCATGTAGAGAAAATGGTAACTTCCTGACAACGAAGTGCATGAGAGGATGTCTCTAGACATTGGAGAGGAAATGAGATGTCCTGACAATTAgataaaagagacagagatgccTGATACCCAGGGATGCGGAGGGCTCACATAGGGAAGGTGAGACATGCTTGTACTCCAGCAGGAGAGAGGAGACCCCTTGATCACTCAGAGAGAAGAGGCAGGACCTCCAGATACAGAGCAGAAGAGATGAGGCATGGCAGGTGGAGACAAGACCCCCCGACACTCAGGGCCTGTAAGACCTGCTTGTGCTCAGATGGGAGGTACGAGATTTCATGGCCCTCAGATGGTGGAGATGAGACTTCAAGACTCTCAGGAAGGGCAGAGAAAGACTTCAGACGGGGGGTTGAGATGGGAGATTCGGACACTTACATAGAGGAGAGGAGACCTCGTGGTGCTCAGCTAGAGAAGATGAAAGCTCATGATTCTGACAGGGAGACCAGGACCTCCTCCAGCAGGAGCCGGGAGACTGCCTGGCAGTCAGGTGGGGACACGGGGACCCCTGCATTTCAGCGTGTCAGTTGAAGCCGCAGAGCACTCACAGAGGCGAGATGCAACCTTCTGACACTCAGAGGATGTGAGACTTTTTGGTTCTTAGGTAGAGAAGATGGGACAAAGGCACTCTCCAGTCTGAGGTCTTTGGCCCTGAgccagaagaaaagagagatcCTCACAGTCAGGGGGAGGAGATGATAGCTTCCATCAGGAAGTAAGATATGTGTGACCTACTGGGTGTCCAGCTGAGGGGGATGTGATGGGAAAGTTACATGAGATGAGAaattcagttagttcagtcactcagtcgtgtccgactctttgtgaccccgtggactgcagcacgccaggcttccctgtccatcaccaactcccggagcttgctcaaactcatgtccatcaagttggtgatgccatccacccatctcaaaATTAGAACATTCAGTTAGAGAAGATGCTCAGGTAGAAGAAGTGAGGTCATCTGACTATCTGAAATGCTTTGTACCTGGAAAGAGGACAGGAGGTGTCCTGACACTTGGGTAGGAGAGGTAGGTGGTGCCTCGTGACCCTCACGTAAGTGAGGAGTGATTCCTTCACATTCAGATAGGCCAGCTGAGAGCTTGTGCCCAGGCACAGGCATTAAGACTGCTGCTCCAGCAGGTAGAGATGTGGCCTCGTCACGCTCTTGCAGGGAAGGTCGAACTTCTTAACATCCAGGTAAGTGAGGTGAGCATTTTTCTGTTCTGGGAtatgagatgctgtctcctgacaATCAGAAGAAGTCTTATTTCATGACATTCAGGTAACTGTGCTGAGAATCCCTGACACTCAGGTACAGAAGACAATTTTCTGCTTCGCGTAGGTCCCAGAAAGGAGACCTGGAGACATCCGGGTAGAAGATATGAGACTTTGTGGACAGAAAAGTGGGCTTCGTAGTTCTAAGCTAGGGAAAGTCAAAATGGTCTTCAGAAAATGTGCTGAGAGCGCACCCTTGGAAGAGGGAAAGAGTTTGCCTACTGCAGGATTAAGGTCTGTCAGTCTGTAGAGCCCGACTCCCTTGAGCTGCTGACGTACTGGACCGTCTTCTCACAGAGGGGCTGAGCTGCCCCGCGGTCTGTGAATTGGAACGGGGCCGTAGTTACAGTTTGCAtgagggctggaggaggctgTGCAAGACGTGGGGAAGTCACTTCAGCATGAACCGCTTGGGCTGAAGTGCTCCCGCCTGGCCTGATTtctggagggtggggggtgggacgtCACCCTGCTGATTGGTCGGAAGGCCATGAAGCTTTGTGAGGTCACTGGGCTTCCAGGCCTGGCTGGGGCAGGAGTTTGGCAGAGATGCTGCCAACTGCCGTTCTGCTGGTCTTGGCAGTATCTGTGGTCGCCAGAGATAACACCACGTGTGAGTAAGTGTCAGACAACTTGGGGGGGGGAGGGTGTCTTCTGAGTAACAGACCCCGCCCAGACTCCCTCCGTCTGGGACTCTGCAGGAGGCCAAGCCGCGGGCCTCAACATTCCTCTGGGTCTCACAGTGCCTGTGCCCCACATTGCCATTCAGACCTTCCCTGGTCCCACCATCTTCAGCCCAGAGCCCCCAGGGCCCCTGGTGTCTAGAGCTTCCTCCCAAGAGGAACTCTGGGGCTTCCGTAAAGCACAGGCCAGTTTCCACCACCGCCCACCCCCTCCAACCAGTGACCGGCTTCACTGCCTGTTGAACATAGAGTCCTGCAGACCCTGGGAAGCACCTTCCCCAAGCCCTGCGCTGACCCCAGAGATCCCAGGGCGTCCTCATGCAGCACCTCAGGGACCCCCACTCCATGTGTAGACTCCTAAGCCCCCAAGGTACCCTGCAATCCCAGAAACTCCCTCTTCCTCACCAGCAACACAGAGCCCTGAACGTCCACCTCCGACCTGCCCTGCGTGCCTCCCCTGGGTCACTTCCGCCTGCCCTGCTCTCCTCCTGCTGCCGCCCAGCCCAGCTCTGCAGCTCCAAGCCCCTCTGGCTCCTTCCTGAGCCTCCACCAGGATCACCCCCTTCATGCCCACGTTAGCTCCCTCTCCTGCCCAGCGATCTCCCACACTGCTAGGGCCCTTGGTCTGTCCTAGCTGCCTGTGGCCCCTCTGTCCCCACCTTGTGACCACAAGACCCAAGAAACTCCCCCCTCTGAACATTTGCTGGAGCCCATGGCCGCCTGTCCCGGTACAGCCCCCAGCACCGTTGCTCAACCACGCCCACCTGACCCCTACCCTGGGGCTGCCCCTGCTGGCCCGGAACCCCGTGGCTGTTCCCCGTGACCAGCCTCAGGCCCCTCTCCCCCTGCTGTGGAGGCGCCTGGAGGGCCTGCTCGTGACTTGAACCGTGCCCGTGGTCTCTCCTCAGTGGCCCCTGTGGGGTGCGGTTCAGGCAGAACCGGCAGGGAGGCGTGCGGATCGTCGGCGGGCAGGATGCCGCCCACGGGTCCTGGCCCTGGATGGTCAGCCTGCAGATCTTCACCTACCACAACAACCGGCGGTACCACGTGTGCGGGGGCTCCTTGCTGAACTCCCACTGGCTGCTCACTGCTGCTCACTGCTTCAGGATCAAAAAGTATGTGCGGGAACTCGCGGAAGGGGTCTTCAGGAAGGCTCTTCTCAGAACCGGGCATTCTCCAAGGGTCTCAGTGCCAAAGGTCCCTGAGGCTCTGGGCCTAGTGGCAACCAGACTGAGGGGTTGACCCAGACCTGCTGGGGATGGGGCCCTCTCAGGGTCATGGTCACCAGCCAGTCCTCAGCAAGTGTGACCTGGCTTACCTCTGTGCCCACAGAAAAGTGACCGACTGGAGGCTGATCTTTGGAGCTAAGGAAGTTGAGTGGGGGAGCAATAAGCCAGTGAAGCCGCCTCTGCAGGAGAGATATATTGAGAAAATCATCATTCATGAGAAATACTCTGCAAGCTCAGAGTCCAACGACGTTGCTCTCATTAAGATCACCCCTCCTGTTACTTGTGGGCACTTCATTGGACCAGGCTGCCTGCCTCACTTTAGGGCAGGCCCACCCAGAGTTCCCCAGACAtgctgggtggctggctggggATTCTTACAAGAGAATGGTGAGTACGGACGAGGAAAACCCTGTCGATATGGTCTTAGGTGAAGGGGAAATACATGGATGCCTGCCTGAGCCCCACCCAGCCCCTAGCCCTGTGCTGTGAGTGGATCCTGTTACTGTCCCCTTTCATAGCCAGAAAAACTGAGAGTGAAGTTCCGTGTCCAGGGCCCCTCGCCAGTGGCTGGTGTGGCCACCAAGGGCGGCTGGGCGGCAGGCACAGAAAAGCGCCTTGGCATCTTTGGAACAGGGTCAAGGCTGTGCCAGGAGCTCCAGGGCTGCCTCTGGAGGTGGGAGTCATGCCTTGAGGCAGGCAGCACTTGGAGAAGGGCTCTGGATGGGATTTCCCTCTCCacgcctcagttttcccatctgtaagtgGAAGGGCCAGGTCACATGGTCTCCAAGCTCTGCAGTTACTGCACGTGGCCCCTCCTGGCCATCTTTGCTCCCCACCCTTGGCAGTCAGTCCCACCCGGATGTTACTGCGAGTATCCTCTGTAGACCGCGACAGGGGCTGCTCCTGGGTGTGACTTTCTGCGGGTCAGCAACCTGGGCAGCATGTTTCTGCCAGTGGGGCAAGATCGAGTAGAACAGGCCTCTGTACGTGAGCTGCACTTTAAGCTTTCCGTAGGTGGGCACGTGAATTTTTACCAGTCGTGTCAGGGGTGTGAACATATGATTGAAATTGACTTAGCGGTCAATCTCCTTTGTTAATTGATGGAACATCTGTTCATTGATGGAAAATCTGGGCCTCCTAATTCAAGGCGGATCAGTCAGTTGGGCTTTAAACctcagtatgttttttttttttgtcttctactCTTCTCTCTGAAAGTTGATTTTGGTTTCTGGTAGGACTGCTATCTGTGCCGCCCTAGGGGAAGGGTATCTCACAATCTCTTCCCTGACCTGGGGTGTCAACCTCTGTCTGGCTACTGGTGTCCATGGCTCTGCCGTGGTTCCTAGAGCAAGCACACACTTTCTTTTTGTTCCACCCCCTGGCCTGCCCTGCTCTGTCCACTTGTCCAACCTTGTCCTCAGCTTTCGGGGGTTCTTGCAGTCCCTGGGAGGCTGATCTCAGGGTTTCCATCCAACAACCCCTCAACCCCACCTCTGCTATCCTTTTGCTCAGGAGAACTGTAGGCTCCCATCTATATCCTGGACGTCACACAAGGCCTCTTAGTTGTAGAATCACCTTAAATTTAATGGAGTTTctatccttttttgtttgtttgtttttgcaaacCCATCtcctaaaaagtgaaagtgtttagtcgctcagttgtgtccgactctttggggccccctggactgtagcccgccaggctcctctgtccctggaattcgccaggcaagaatactggattgggtagtcattcccttctccaggggatcttcccaacccagcgattgaacctgtgtctcccagggCCAAGTCTTAAAGAAACCCACAGGCTCCTGTGATACTCCTTCTGACCTTTCTTTATCTTGACCTACCTCTTCCTTGAACTCAGATGCTTTGGGGCTGAAAGAGTACTTTTGGGAATCGGTCTCTTTTTCCATCAAGCTTTTAGTttctacaggtttttttttttttttttttttttttttgggcattTGCTATTTAAAGCCAAGGTGTTGAGATTGAGAAAACTCTTTTGTGTTTCAGGACACCTGTCTCTTAACAGTGAATTGCATGGCTTTCAAGGCTGTAGGCTCTGCCATGGATTTAAAGGGTCATCTTAATGGCCAACAAGCCAGGCTTGTTCCATGTTACCTGTACCTAAAGGGCAGTGAATGTATGAAACCCTCATTGCTGCTTAGATGGGAAGGGAAAATGGGGGCTAAGGAGGTTGGGAACATAAACGAAGCCTTGCAGACATGCGTTCAGCAGCCATCCACCGAATGCTTGCTGGTGCCCTCCCCAGACCCGGTACTCcacgggcttccctgctggccttATGCTCTGAGTCTGCCCCTTCCCACCTGTACTGCACACGGGGTTCAAATCCACTGGGTGGTGACTGGGCTGTGGGTGCTGCTGGGGCAGGGCTTTTGGGATTCTCCTGCCTATGGGAACACGTGATTCAGAGGGTACAGTCTCTTGGgctcctgttcagttcagttcagttactcagtcgtgtccgactctttgcgaccccatggactgcagcacgtcaggctttcctgtccatcaccaacttccggagcttgctcaaactcatgtccatcgagtcagtgatgccatccaaccatctcatcctctgtcatcctcttctcctcctgccctcaatctttcccagcagcagggtgttttctagtgagtcagttcttcgtatcaggtggccaaagtattggagtttcagcctcggcatcagtccttccagtgagtattcaggactgattttctttaggatggactcgtttgagctccttgcagtccgagggactctcaagagtcttctccaacaccacacttcaaaagcatcaattctttggcactcggctttccTTAAGGTCTACCTCTCAcaaccacacatgaccactggaaaaaccacagctttgaccagacggacctttgctggccaagcaatgtctctgctttttaatatgttgtctagatttgtcatagttttttttccaaggagcaagcgtcttttaatttcttgactgcagtcaccatctgcagtgattttggagcccaagaaaatagtctgtcactatttccattgttttcacatctatttgccatgaagagatgggaccagatgccatgatcttcattttttgaatcttgaatttcaagccaactttttcactctcctttttcacttccaccaagaggctctttagttcttctacactttctgccaaaagggtgttgtcatctgcatgtctgaggttactgatgtttttcccggcaatcttaattccagtttgtgcttcatccagtctggcatttcacatgatgtactctgtatataagttaaataagcagggtgacaatatacagccttaacatactcctttcccaatttggaaccagtctgttgttccatgtccagttctaactgttgcttcttaacctgcgtATCTTGAccttgatttctcaggaggcaggtcaggtggtctggtattcccatatcttgaagaattttccacagtttgttgtgatccacacagtcaacggctttggcacagtcaataaagcagaagtagatgttttttccggaagtctcttgctttttgtatgatccaatggatgttggcaatttgatctatggttcctctgccttttctaaatccggcttgaacatctggaatttcatggttcatgtactgttgaaggctggctttgagaattttgagcgttactttgctagtatgtgagatgagtgcagttgtgtagtagtttgaacattctttggcattgcctttctttggaattggaatgagaactgaccttttccagtcctgtggcccctgctgagttttccaaatttgctggcatattgagtgcagcactttaacagcatcatcctttagtaCTTGGCCTTGGGCTTGGGCTCCAGGCCAGATGCAATGTTGGCTGCTCCAGCCACAGTGCAGGCTGGGGTTTTCTTAACCCCTGGTCGTGGCCTAGCATCTAAGACTATAAAGGAAGTTCTGACCTGGCCTCAGTGGTCATTTCAACCACTTGTGCCCCTGACAGGTCTGCCTGTGTGTGGAGGCACCACCATAGGTCTGTTGCCTCCATATCTGAATAAAGATATGAGGCACATGGGAGGGACTCATCCGCCCAAGTCCTGCAGGTCCTGTCCACGGCTGGATGGAGGATAGAATGCAGGGGGTGACCTATAGACAGAATAAAAGGTGTGTTCTGGACTTGAGTCTAGAGAGGAAAATCCTTGGTGTGAGTCCAAGTTTCCCTACTGTGACCTTGGGAAGTGGTATTCCAATCTCCTGATTGGAGAAAAGGGGAATAACAGTTTCTAGCTCATGGGGTGCCTGTGAGGAGTGAATGAGATGAAGCCTGTGTGACTCAAAGTAAGTGCTCAGCATGTCCTTGTTATAATTGCTAATATCAGGGCAAACTTCCATAAGCCAGAATCCACCCTTAACGTATATGACTCTTCAGCTGCATCTGTGCACAAtctgcctccttcctctctcctccagtTCCATCTCCCAAGGCTCGTGTGCTCTATCCACTCCCTCCAGGAGTGGATAAGGAGAGGCCGGGGGTCTTAGGTTTAAATAGAGCATTTCAGGACGTTGGGGGGTTCAgtggagggaggaaggcagggctTTCCCAGAACACATCTTCTGTAACTACTGACCACTGAGTCGCCTGGCTGTAGCCCGCAGGACATCACCTGTACTGCAGGAAGCACGAGTGGACCTTATCGACCTCGACTTATGTAACTCGACCAGATGGTACAATGGGCGCATTCGTTCAACCAATGTGTGCGCAGGGTACCCTGAAGGCAAGATTGACACCTGCCAGGTAACTCTCCACCGGGTGCTCCTGTGGACACTTTCCTTTCGGACCCCTGAGCAAACCTCCCTGGTCCTGCCTTCCACTGTCTGCAGTAGCTGTGCGCTTGGGCGGTGACACACACAAGCTGCCCAGCAGAGACTTGGTCACCATATTTAGAGCTTTCTTCCACCCTCACACAGAGATCATATCATCCAAACACTTCCCAGAAGAGAACGTTTCCCTCTCTTCACCAGAATGCAAAAGGGTCAAATCCACTTGTATACACACGCTCACGTACCCATGTAAAACCATGTACACAGACACATGGGTTTGTCTGTCTCCCCTATCAGTGCGAGAAAACCCATGAAAATCCATACCCTTCTCACAGCCACAAAGAAGTTGTTGGCACCACCTCAAACTTTGCCATAACTGCCTGTGTTTATGGCAGCAGGAGACCATGTGACTGCAGAAATTACCCTCCCAGAGGCTGTGGCCCTTCTGGGCAGGGAAAGTGGCTCAGGCAGAGCGT is a window of Muntiacus reevesi chromosome 1, mMunRee1.1, whole genome shotgun sequence DNA encoding:
- the ACR gene encoding acrosin, giving the protein MLPTAVLLVLAVSVVARDNTTCDGPCGVRFRQNRQGGVRIVGGQDAAHGSWPWMVSLQIFTYHNNRRYHVCGGSLLNSHWLLTAAHCFRIKKKVTDWRLIFGAKEVEWGSNKPVKPPLQERYIEKIIIHEKYSASSESNDVALIKITPPVTCGHFIGPGCLPHFRAGPPRVPQTCWVAGWGFLQENARRTSPVLQEARVDLIDLDLCNSTRWYNGRIRSTNVCAGYPEGKIDTCQGDSGGPLMCKDSVENSYVVVGITSWGVGCARAKRPGVYTSTWSYLNWIASKIGSNAVHMIQLPTAPPASTPVAQASPGSVQPSIRPPWFFQHVPRPPPSQQALAMAQRPRPSNSPPSAPPAPPRPRPPPPQPSTRPPQVLSFAKRLQQLIEVLKGKTFLNEKSNYEMEITDLPEQHASS